From Oreochromis niloticus isolate F11D_XX linkage group LG1, O_niloticus_UMD_NMBU, whole genome shotgun sequence, a single genomic window includes:
- the ppef1 gene encoding serine/threonine-protein phosphatase with EF-hands 1 isoform X6, whose translation MLDNFTQLNGNGPDLISQLLDPVVDPWLDRETCYNLIHVPESYTGPRLSFPLSVADTNALLSAFKDQQTLHARYVLQLLYETKKLLKQMPNIVHLSTSYYKEITICGDLHGRLDDLLLIFYKNGLPSAETPYVFNGDFVDRGKKSVEVVILLFAFLLLYPDYMHLNRGNHEDHIMNLRYGFTKEVMQKYKTHGREILQLFQDVFSLLPIATVIDGKILIVHGGISDQTDLDFLSSIERHKVKSALRFPRCSLEHLDISQSCRQTKRTRSTDSSRPSSSRSQNKNQRTPNTRKKRCRLSRQDSAASTSSSSSSSSSSSSLCSPRTPSCLSPHAFPSSPCMPYSVNVLQVPFLDSLSSIPLPSPSQHEQEWKQIVDILWSDPKIQDGCSPNTFRGGGCYFGPDVTQRLLLQHGLQLLIRSHECKQEGYEFCHNGKVITIFSASNYYEEGSNRGAYVKLGRELVPRFYQYQVSRTTRKLTLTQRVRAAEGSALRALKEKLFAHRSELMVGFQQYDQNNTGRVSVCEWALVLESVLRLDLPWRTLRPHLARLAPDGSLEYQSCFEDMGPGIPLPQVTPNLAETLFRYRTDIEIIFNIIDKDHSGLISIEEFRQTWRLFSAHLGVAIDDSAIDDLARSIDFNKDGSIDFTEFLEAFRVVHKLDSKDQQLHEKMDGEKRTG comes from the exons ATGCTGGACAACTTCACTCAGCTGAATGGGAATGGGCCAG ACTTGATCTCCCAGCTGCTGGATCCAGTGGTCGACCCATGGTTAGACAGAGAAACCTGCTACAACTTGATCCATGTTCCAGAGTCCTACACCGGACCTAGACTGTCGTTTCCTCTCTCTGTCGCTGATACAAATGCACTCCTGAGTGCTTTTAAGGATCAGCAG ACTCTCCATGCCAGATATGTTCTCCAGCTGCTGTATGAGACCAAAAAGCTCCTCAAACAGATGCCAAACATAGTCCACTTGTCGACATCCTACTACAAAGAGATCACTATATGTG gtGATCTGCATGGGCGACTCGATGACTTACTACTTATATTTTATAAG aatGGCCTTCCCTCTGCAGAGACACCGTACGTGTTTAATGGGGACTTTGTGGACCGTGGAAAAAAGTCAGTTGAAGTGGTTATCCTGCTGTTTGCCTTCCTTTTGCTTTACCCAGACTACATGCACCTGAACCGAGGAAACCATGAAGACCACATAATGAACCTCAG ataCGGGTTCACAAAGGAAGTCATGCAGAAGTACAAG ACTCATGGCCGTGAGATCCTTCAGCTGTTTCAGGATGTTTTCAGCCTCCTGCCCATCGCAACAGTTATAGACGGAAAGATTCTGATCGTTCACGGAGGAATTTCAGACCAGACTGATCTGGACTTCCTGAGCTCCATAGAGAGACACAAG GTGAAATCTGCCCTGAGATTTCCCAGGTGCAGTTTGGAGCACCTGGACATCAGTCAGTCCTGCAGACAGACCAAAAGAACGAGATCCACAGACAGCTCTCGTCCCAGCAGCAGTCGCAGTCAAAACAAGAACCAAAGGACACCCAACACGAG GAAGAAGCGATGCAGGCTCAGCCGACAAGACAGCGCCGcctccacctcttcctcctcctcgtcttccTCGTCTTCCTCTTCACTCTGCTCTCCTCGAACCCCATCCTGCCTCTCCCCGCATGCTTTTCCATCTTCTCCTTGCATGCCTTACTCTGTTAACGTCCTCCAAGTGCCTTTCCTGGACTCTCTGTCCTCCATTCCCCTCCCGTCACCTTCGCAGCATGAGCAGGAATGGAAGCAG ATAGTGGATATATTGTGGAGTGACCCTAAAATCCAAGATGGCTGCAGTCCCAACACCTTTAGAGGTGGAGGCTGCTACTTTGGCCCTGACGTCACCCAGAGACTACTGCTCCAACACGGACTCCAGCTGCTCATCCGCTCTCATGAGTGCAAACAAGAAGGATACGAGTTCTGTCACAATGGAAAG GTGATCACCATCTTCTCTGCGTCCAATTATTACGAGGAGGGAAGCAACCGAGGAGCCTATGTCAAACTGGGGCGAGAGCTGGTGCCTCGCTTCTACCAGTACCAAGTCAGCCGGACCACTCGCAAACTTACACTGACACAGAG AGTGCGAGCCGCTGAGGGCTCTGCTCTCAGAGCCTTAAAGGAGAAGCTGTTCGCTCACCGCTCCGAGCTGATGGTCGGCTTCCAGCAGTACGACCAGAATAACACAG GTCGTGTGTCGGTCTGCGAGTGGGCTCTGGTTCTGGAGTCTGTACTGAGACTGGACCTGCCGTGGAGGACGCTTCGTCCACACTTAGCCCGTCTGGCACCAGATGGCAGCCTGGAGTATCAGTCCTGCTTCGAGGATATGGGACCAGGCATTCCCCTGCCGCAG gtcaCTCCAAATTTGGCCGAAACTCTGTTCAGATACAGGACAGACATTGAGATAATATTCAACATCATAGACAAAGATCATTCAG GTCTAATTTCCATTGAGGAGTTTCGTCAAACTTGGCGTCTTTTTAGCGCTCACTTGGGGGTTGCCATCGACGACAGTGCCATTGATGACCTGGCCCGGAGTATTGACTTTAATAAGGATGGCAGTATAGACTTCACTGAGTTCCTAGAGGCATTTAGAGTGGTACACAAACTGGACAGCAAAGATCAGCAACTGCATGAAAAGATGGATGGAGAGAAGAGGACAGGCTGA
- the ppef1 gene encoding serine/threonine-protein phosphatase with EF-hands 1 isoform X4 yields the protein MGCGTSVATEKQGETLEQAMKAAVLIQRWYRRYMARLEMRRRYTWNIFQSIEYAGEQDQLQLSSFFTFMLDNFTQLNGNGPDLISQLLDPVVDPWLDRETCYNLIHVPESYTGPRLSFPLSVADTNALLSAFKDQQTLHARYVLQLLYETKKLLKQMPNIVHLSTSYYKEITICGDLHGRLDDLLLIFYKNGLPSAETPYVFNGDFVDRGKKSVEVVILLFAFLLLYPDYMHLNRGNHEDHIMNLRYGFTKEVMQKYKTHGREILQLFQDVFSLLPIATVIDGKILIVHGGISDQTDLDFLSSIERHKVKSALRFPRCSLEHLDISQSCRQTKRTRSTDSSRPSSSRSQNKNQRTPNTRKKRCRLSRQDSAASTSSSSSSSSSSSSLCSPRTPSCLSPHAFPSSPCMPYSVNVLQVPFLDSLSSIPLPSPSQHEQEWKQIVDILWSDPKIQDGCSPNTFRGGGCYFGPDVTQRLLLQHGLQLLIRSHECKQEGYEFCHNGKVITIFSASNYYEEGSNRGAYVKLGRELVPRFYQYQVSRTTRKLTLTQRVRAAEGSALRALKEKLFAHRSELMVGFQQYDQNNTGRVSVCEWALVLESVLRLDLPWRTLRPHLARLAPDGSLEYQSCFEDMGPGIPLPQVTPNLAETLFRYRTDIEIIFNIIDKDHSGLISIEEFRQTWRLFSAHLGVAIDDSAIDDLARSIDFNKDGSIDFTEFLEAFRVVHKLDSKDQQLHEKMDGEKRTG from the exons ATGGGATGTGGCACCTCTGTCGCCACAGAAAAGCAAGGGGAAACGCTGGAGCAAG CTATGAAGGCAGCTGTTTTGATCCAGCGATGGTACCGGCGCTACATGGCCCGTCTTGAGATGAGACGCAGGTACACCTGGAACATTTTTCAGTCTATTGAATACGCCGGGGAACAAGACCAGCTACAG ctctcTAGTTTCTTCACTTTCATGCTGGACAACTTCACTCAGCTGAATGGGAATGGGCCAG ACTTGATCTCCCAGCTGCTGGATCCAGTGGTCGACCCATGGTTAGACAGAGAAACCTGCTACAACTTGATCCATGTTCCAGAGTCCTACACCGGACCTAGACTGTCGTTTCCTCTCTCTGTCGCTGATACAAATGCACTCCTGAGTGCTTTTAAGGATCAGCAG ACTCTCCATGCCAGATATGTTCTCCAGCTGCTGTATGAGACCAAAAAGCTCCTCAAACAGATGCCAAACATAGTCCACTTGTCGACATCCTACTACAAAGAGATCACTATATGTG gtGATCTGCATGGGCGACTCGATGACTTACTACTTATATTTTATAAG aatGGCCTTCCCTCTGCAGAGACACCGTACGTGTTTAATGGGGACTTTGTGGACCGTGGAAAAAAGTCAGTTGAAGTGGTTATCCTGCTGTTTGCCTTCCTTTTGCTTTACCCAGACTACATGCACCTGAACCGAGGAAACCATGAAGACCACATAATGAACCTCAG ataCGGGTTCACAAAGGAAGTCATGCAGAAGTACAAG ACTCATGGCCGTGAGATCCTTCAGCTGTTTCAGGATGTTTTCAGCCTCCTGCCCATCGCAACAGTTATAGACGGAAAGATTCTGATCGTTCACGGAGGAATTTCAGACCAGACTGATCTGGACTTCCTGAGCTCCATAGAGAGACACAAG GTGAAATCTGCCCTGAGATTTCCCAGGTGCAGTTTGGAGCACCTGGACATCAGTCAGTCCTGCAGACAGACCAAAAGAACGAGATCCACAGACAGCTCTCGTCCCAGCAGCAGTCGCAGTCAAAACAAGAACCAAAGGACACCCAACACGAG GAAGAAGCGATGCAGGCTCAGCCGACAAGACAGCGCCGcctccacctcttcctcctcctcgtcttccTCGTCTTCCTCTTCACTCTGCTCTCCTCGAACCCCATCCTGCCTCTCCCCGCATGCTTTTCCATCTTCTCCTTGCATGCCTTACTCTGTTAACGTCCTCCAAGTGCCTTTCCTGGACTCTCTGTCCTCCATTCCCCTCCCGTCACCTTCGCAGCATGAGCAGGAATGGAAGCAG ATAGTGGATATATTGTGGAGTGACCCTAAAATCCAAGATGGCTGCAGTCCCAACACCTTTAGAGGTGGAGGCTGCTACTTTGGCCCTGACGTCACCCAGAGACTACTGCTCCAACACGGACTCCAGCTGCTCATCCGCTCTCATGAGTGCAAACAAGAAGGATACGAGTTCTGTCACAATGGAAAG GTGATCACCATCTTCTCTGCGTCCAATTATTACGAGGAGGGAAGCAACCGAGGAGCCTATGTCAAACTGGGGCGAGAGCTGGTGCCTCGCTTCTACCAGTACCAAGTCAGCCGGACCACTCGCAAACTTACACTGACACAGAG AGTGCGAGCCGCTGAGGGCTCTGCTCTCAGAGCCTTAAAGGAGAAGCTGTTCGCTCACCGCTCCGAGCTGATGGTCGGCTTCCAGCAGTACGACCAGAATAACACAG GTCGTGTGTCGGTCTGCGAGTGGGCTCTGGTTCTGGAGTCTGTACTGAGACTGGACCTGCCGTGGAGGACGCTTCGTCCACACTTAGCCCGTCTGGCACCAGATGGCAGCCTGGAGTATCAGTCCTGCTTCGAGGATATGGGACCAGGCATTCCCCTGCCGCAG gtcaCTCCAAATTTGGCCGAAACTCTGTTCAGATACAGGACAGACATTGAGATAATATTCAACATCATAGACAAAGATCATTCAG GTCTAATTTCCATTGAGGAGTTTCGTCAAACTTGGCGTCTTTTTAGCGCTCACTTGGGGGTTGCCATCGACGACAGTGCCATTGATGACCTGGCCCGGAGTATTGACTTTAATAAGGATGGCAGTATAGACTTCACTGAGTTCCTAGAGGCATTTAGAGTGGTACACAAACTGGACAGCAAAGATCAGCAACTGCATGAAAAGATGGATGGAGAGAAGAGGACAGGCTGA